A stretch of Catenulispora sp. GP43 DNA encodes these proteins:
- a CDS encoding SigE family RNA polymerase sigma factor, with product MKDDRQAFQDFTAAHGARLFRTAYFLAGGDWHLAEDLMQDTLVKVFVAWRRVSRVENPAAYAQTVLTRTFISQRRRKRSGEQPIAEPPERVIEDVDSAVRLTLLAELANLSARDRAVVVLRYWEDLSVEDVAAVLHISSASVRTQSSRALARLRVALGEVFPERLLG from the coding sequence ATGAAGGATGATCGGCAAGCCTTCCAGGACTTCACTGCCGCACACGGGGCCCGGCTCTTCCGTACTGCGTACTTCCTCGCCGGCGGCGACTGGCATCTGGCCGAGGACCTCATGCAGGACACCCTCGTGAAGGTGTTCGTGGCCTGGCGCCGGGTCAGCAGAGTCGAGAACCCCGCGGCCTACGCGCAGACGGTCCTCACCCGCACCTTCATCAGCCAGCGGCGACGGAAGCGCTCGGGGGAGCAGCCGATCGCCGAGCCGCCGGAGCGGGTCATCGAGGACGTCGACTCCGCGGTACGGCTGACGCTGCTCGCCGAGCTGGCCAATCTGTCGGCCAGGGACCGGGCCGTGGTCGTGCTGCGGTACTGGGAGGACCTCAGTGTCGAGGACGTAGCGGCGGTCCTGCACATCAGCTCCGCCTCGGTGCGCACCCAGTCCTCGCGGGCGCTGGCCCGGCTGCGGGTCGCGCTCGGCGAGGTGTTCCCCGAACGGCTGCTCGGCTGA